From a region of the Candidatus Eremiobacteraceae bacterium genome:
- the tadA gene encoding tRNA adenosine(34) deaminase TadA, with product MHTAGQTQTDIAFMRKALELAGSAQRHGDVPVGAVIEMDGEIAAVGFNQKEANHDPTAHAEMVALRQASARRGGWRLSGATLYVTKEPCVMCAAACVAARIDRLVFGCPDPKGGGAGSVFNLIDDPRLNHRVRVTSGVLADEAAEMLRAFFRGRRVSDEL from the coding sequence ATGCACACCGCCGGCCAGACGCAGACCGATATCGCATTCATGCGCAAGGCGCTCGAGCTGGCAGGCAGCGCGCAGCGCCACGGCGACGTGCCCGTCGGCGCGGTGATCGAGATGGACGGCGAAATCGCGGCCGTCGGATTCAATCAGAAGGAAGCCAATCACGATCCGACCGCGCACGCGGAGATGGTCGCGTTGCGCCAGGCCTCTGCGCGGCGTGGCGGCTGGCGGTTGAGCGGAGCGACGCTGTACGTCACCAAAGAGCCGTGCGTCATGTGCGCGGCGGCGTGCGTGGCGGCGCGCATCGACCGGCTGGTCTTCGGCTGTCCGGATCCCAAGGGCGGCGGCGCGGGTTCCGTGTTCAATCTTATCGACGATCCGCGCCTCAATCATCGCGTGCGCGTCACCAGCGGCGTGCTTGCGGACGAAGCCGCCGAGATGCTGCGCGCGTTTTTCCGCGGGCGCCGAGTATCAGACGAGCTGTGA